The nucleotide window gtgCAATAAACCAACATGTACTTCCtgttctgtttggaaagaggacTCCTTTGGCAGTCAATTATcgtctcctctttttcctgttACTTTTTTCTACAAGGTCTTGTGGACAGCTGTTGTTAATGTGATAAAACATTTCACTAGACTTGAATGTATTACGATCTGGTTAAGAAAAACTCAGATTTGCATTTCAAGGACTTATGTTAGGTTATGCACTGAGATGGTGCCTTACAAAAAAGACCTTTGCCCACCTTAACCGTGTCAAAAGGGTGTCCAACCAAGACTCCAGCAGCACCtggagacaaagaaaacaacacagattaagcatTACTGCCGCTATAATAAGggtgttgttattttaaagtaCAAGCCATATGCTATGGAAGCATATATGTaccaaaattaaatgaaaaggcaaattggatttttttaattttctaaatatgtgCGCATTATTTGACTCTCAaagaaaattaatattcaataaccCAGTTTGAAATGGAATTTTcatcttcaacaatgctaattaagttacacaattaaaatgaaaaagaaaatgacatttgttttttaatttaaaaaaaatgcccctcctaAATTAGTATCATAACTCAAATTATAAAAGaaattagaaaattaaaatgcattcacagaaatgctttttaattttctaaacaTGTGCgcattgtttattattttcatcatcaacaatgctaattatgtaacacaattaaaatgaaaaagaaaatgacatttgcttttcatttttgaaaaaatgcccctcctaAATTTGTatcataattcaaattaaaaagaaaatttgaatattCACAgaattgctttttaattttcagaatgaatacGAATTCTttttactcaaaaataaaatgaaaactatccttcctttttctttttaactttcatgttcaagcttgcacattttgtaacaaaattgaaatgaaaacgGAAAGGACATCGCTTTTTCATTGTCAAATCTGCTCTGCTAAATCTTTCACAATATTCAAACCAACTCGAAAACGAAATCGCAATGTGCACGGCGTGGAAAAGTGACGTCAGCCTTCACCTCACAGACCGACCGTTTACCCACGCATCCAGTACGGGAAGCTGGTGGTGTGAAAAAtaatttctgttaatgcaatttaattttttaagtagctttttcattttaattttggtacatatatgcttccataatatgcagcatttatttagatttaacaaaaGACTCTGATGTCAGATTTCATCTTGATATAACACAACATGTACCTTTGATGCTTTCATTATTCTCATGCTTGAGAGACTTAATTCAGAACTGTTTAAAGACATCAGATCAAATATTGTGGCTGTTACTCTGCTTTTAGGTTGATGAACTAAAAGCAAACTGCCTTCTCATATACATAAACAATCTCTGATGTTTTGCAAGTATAACCAATAAAATGGTAATTCTGAGTCAGCACAAACCTCTCCAGTCTTCACAAACTTGCAAGATTTGGTACACTCCACTATTTCCAAGTAAAATCTAGCCAATGACACCTAAGGCCTGTTTCAACATTTCTAGGCCGATCATCCCGTTCTTTGAAGGACAAAACTCTTGCTTGTTTCTGTTGGCACTGTTGTGAAATTTAAGAGCATGCTTCCATCTCCTCCAGGGTAACACTGCCTTACCGAGCCAGAGCCAGCTCACTGGCCATCATCACCCTCTAAAACTTTCTTTAGCACTCCTTTCATAGTTACGTAACCGAGCCCTGTGCGGCATAGGCCCGTGTTCTGACTCCAGTTTGAGCTTCACACCTGAGTCTTTGATGAAACCTGACAATAGCACCTGGACTTCATGGAAACAATACTGAGAGGTCAAACGGAGGGGGAGAAAGTTGCATTCGTTTTTTACAGGCAATTTGACAATGTACATTTGTTTATACTGTAGTAACTATGTGTTTATCATCTATAGATCTATAGAGAGTGTTGTCAGCATTGTtgcaaataaataagaaaaaacgGTTTTATGTTTCCATTATTGATACAAAGTACTTTCATTTGGTGGGTATTTCAcagctgttttatttgattagtttttttaactattacttcatgatattttgtttttttaaacatttgtatatTACACTCAAGGAGTTTAACTGTAGCTTAGTTTAGCTTAAAACAAGGAAGAGCCTGACAGGGTGCATTTAAATATTCAGATATTTTCAAACATCTTTTGCTGCAACTTGAAATCATTATTATTGCTTAAATCGGAGCAATTgtagagaggagcgtctatgtgctcactgctctacaggggacatagagagagagatgcacttcctcctccactgcagcaagttctcttttctaagagattcccactacagggaaattactaaaagggtaccaaacttcccaacattaaccccagaagtgAAACTGtaagttctcctgggggaagggtcagcagctcttctggctgctaaatatgtgtctgcctgtcacagcctgagggacgcaccatcccataatatctgattttaggtgaaggttttatgagcataccgcatcaagtgaggacattgagatatgctttGTGGGTGAttgttcattaatgcgtataaaatatgtaatatatatgaTATGTGATTAATAtgtatgtaatgaatatatataatgtatgtgtatgaatttatgtgctttggcaataacatatctttgttcatgccaataaagctaaattgaattgaaaattgaattgaattgaattgattaCTGTTATGTTTGGAATATTTACAAATACCCACATCAGGTAGCCAAATAACTTGTTTTTGGTCATTTTGAAATTcatgttctttatttgtttatttgctttatgtttgaaataatgCCAGATATGAGAGAGCATAATGATGAAATGAAATTTAAGTAACTTGTCCACCTGTGATCCAACAGTAAACAAACTTCAGACTGCTAATCCTACATAAGCACCTTGTGTCACCTGACGTATTTGTAAAAAGAGCCTATCGGGAATGAGCCTTAGCTGTGAGCCAAAGAACACAAGCATGCATGCGTTTGACACAATGAGGAGCGGTCATTGACCTCAATGCACCAGCATGATCTGAGGACGGGGAAAACAAACAGCGGAGTATCAGTATGTTGCATCATaggtgttattaaaaaaaatcccacagCGGTCCTCCTCATTTTGAAAGTGGAAGCTTGAATGTAAACTTCTCTGTTTTCAAAATTGTTTCACTTTGCTGACCTCATTTTCTAATTATGAGCTGAGCACACACTTGGCTGCAAATAAGTTTCTATTTGACTGTAGATGCTTCCCTGAAGTCATACACACAATGAGAGGGAGGGTGACCACAGGCTATGTCCTTTACCGTCAGGAAACGCATGGGATTGGTCTGCCAAGGGGAGTGCTCTGATTCATGCCCTCTGCTGCATGGTGTGTGTGGAAACTTTAAACAGCCAAGCCATCTTTGCAAGGAGGTTCAGGTTGCACTTGTCTGGTGTTAGCTTCCTTGAGGTCTCAGCTGGTTGTTCAAGTGACACCAGGGAGACATGCAGAGGGTTGGGTGTATCATTTATGAGTAGGCACATATCTGactctgacacaaacatttGAGTCCAATGTAAACAGGGTTATCTGACCATGAcagaaaccaaaaccaaaaccttCTCTAAGGCAATCATAACAGATAAAAGAAGGTTTATTCTTCTCATTACCATGTTCATCTTAACATACACCACTGACAAAATAATACTAACTCAAAGTCAAGGACTACCACCATGCAATATGGAGCATTTAGTGAAATAGCCGTGCTGGCTTCAGTGTAGTGGTGGGCATATCAATTCTGTGGTATCGATGTATCAATATTTAAATGCTACATATTTGAGTATCaattactctaataaaatatccATACTAGTtagtaaatgtgaaataaaagtgcatGTTTCACTTCCGATTattttagggtaacttactccaaagttttgtactgacaaattcagagacatcatgataacttaccttatctatttatcagatagaagtgtacatagtgtgtatacagttgccatattttatttcattttactttatcttattttgttctattctatttcattctattttacctttgtcattactattattattgttattatactttttaactatgttagtacattgttgtattcccctgtcctgtgttgtaagctgctgtaacaaaagaatttcccccaattggggaccaataaagtatatcttaaataagatttggatcagaataattcaaacttacacatcccaccaatatatatactctattggtggaAATTATTCTGAATCATTGATTATAATTTTATTTGGggaacaaataaagtatatcttatcttatattgtgtcattttaacagtagtcatggtgaagaggctgttttaagctttccactcagagaatttaaatagaggatgttgatcatttattattcatgtgttttcctaaatgtatttcattgtttaaaaaaggccagcataggatttgcatattaaagtttttaaattaacagtacTTGTCATGGGACTTGTCTTTCAAGGgttgcattttctttttaaaaaagtacatCACTGTAGATATCTGTATCGGGTATCGAgtaaattgccaaaaaagtaatTGGTATCGTATCGAATCAAAACAGTGTTGTATCGCCCAGCATTAATTCAGTGTGCCAACAAGAAGCAGTGAATTAAGAAAATGCACTTGTAATCTTGTGATCGAGTTGCATCACATTCCTCAAGAGTGGAGCTGGAAATCTTTGAGGACTTCTTCTGATAAAAGAGGCGCTTCATCCTACTTGAACTGGGTTATTACAGCTCAAATCCAGGTGTTCTCTGGGAGCTGTTATCATCTATCACATTACAAGATAAGGTGCAGCTGTCAATGACTTACCTCCGATGCATCCTGCAACGAAGTCCATCGCTGCTCGTCACTGTCACCTTGCTGTAGAGGGACTTAATATCACCTAAGGCTAACTGAAAAGGCTTCAAACAATTAAATGAGTTGGATTTTTCCCCCCGATCCGCTGACTTCCTACTGCCCCACCTGTTAAATTGAGATAAATTACTAATATTAACTTTCAAATAGCGTGTATGGGAGCTAACACCCGATAGCTACTTTAGAATCCCCCCCTCAAGGATCTAAAAATGACTATTGACGACTCAAACTTCTCTGACTAGGTATTAAGCTTGTcttgtatttattctaaaacCAGTCTCCTGCTGACCTACACAAACTCAGTGAACTGGTGTGGCATTGACAGTCAATGCGGACACCCTCTCTGCTAGCTGTGTGTCAAGGAGGTTTATTTCTGTAGCAGAGTAAGCTAGCAACAGGAAGTAACTGAGAGTGGGCGGGGCTTACCGGCCTCGAGTATCCAATCACATCGAAGAGGTGACGCCAACACCCCGCGTGTAATGTAATCCTGTTCATTCATTGGCTGAAAACAGAAGACCGCCCCATGTGGAAATGCGTCACTAATGCCGTGAGTGTTTTGCTTTTGAATGGACTGTCTCGTGTCTAGAGATGGGATGTGTGGCACTTcgaagggaaccggatcttgaggagtcgttcctttcaaagagccgttcaaaagactggctctttggctcagtgttatatttatttatttttatttagaagtcaaccaggggtaactcgtttttatcaaggaaacaatcacttgaagcagttataaaataatataataaatattctattctattctattttacctttatcattactattattatagttattatattttttaattatgttagtacattgttgttttcccctgtcctgtgttgtaagctgctgtaacaaaagaatttcccccaatgggggacaaataaagtatatcttaaaTAAggtttggatcagaataattcaaacttacacatcccaccaatatatatactctattggtggaAATTATTCTGAATCATCGATTACAATTttatttggcattgtaaacattccataagatgttgccatatccccatgcttcaaCAGTGAGATCACTGTTTTGAATTgtccctcacctaaaaaactttgtgaCTCTATAAAAACTGCACAGGCTACAGAtgacttccatgcaaaacaactttactgtaaaatttcccacacaagaacattttaacaatacagaaaaaatataaaaaataataaataagaataaatatatatgtatataaaaaacataaatacaactagaataaaaattaggacattatacaaatgtgaatgcaaaattgtactaccccacctggcgtttctacacctgaactactttacaaaaaGGAACTCAGTTCCTTGACTCGaatcaacattaaaacaatgtaaacaataacaaagtgtggacaataagtgtgaacaaaagactcataGGGCACGCAGGTTACacatagggttgccaactgtcccataTTAGctgggacatcccgtatattgggcgaaattgttttctttcatacaggacctcaattgtcccgtatattgactattaactcctgtaaatacagcagactgcactctacagatcttagatcagataaaatggcagatcatgtgccaatcacaccgctaTCACAGGCCCCCTTATgcgcatcagttgtatacagcacAAAGCTACAAAGCTACAGCTACataaaagtgtggagaggattttctctctcatggccattaaatggtcagactgaagaaacagatggagcacagagctgatcaaaaatgaacttcaaatatctgtaaactgtgacttgtcatgtaaggacttctctctggctgtatCCATGGATAAAGTACATTtgttgagtcatactcctcttttgcatttcttttttttttacctgttttttttatgtaaagagccaaattgtggtttctttgaggtttattcgtatgaggttacataatgacaCAGTTAcataaggattaaagggaatatacacactttcagttgaatcagaatcagaatatacgctgaattcacatcatgctcacaccaccatggcaccatgaacctgtcccttatttagtagtgagaaagttggcaaccctagtaacatgtgaaggcagcgtgggcaatctgcatataaaaacggcTCCAAAATGAACGGCTCGCAACTGCGAATCGGTCACTaaaaaagagccgttcaaaagaccgacTCGTTCACGAGCGTCACATCTCGTCGTGTCATTGATGTGACGAAGGCAGTGCTATCACGAGGTGACTGAGGGAGTGAACTGAAGCTAAACTAAGTACGCTTATTCAATTACTGTACTAATGTTAAGTACACATCAGAAGTATTCAATTCACCGCCGATaaacagctgtttaaatcaaGAGAAACCTTCGGCTATCTTCGGATTCAGTCGGAATCGATGTTGTCACTCGACGCTGTTAGCACACCACGCCTCTTCCACGCGTCACGTAACAGCAACACATTCAAGGTTACAGCTATACAGCACATGTAAGAAGAAGAATGGACTCACATCTGACTAATATAGGTCGGTCAGTTTTAACCTGACAGAATGCACATCGTTGATTTTGTCTCCGGATCACTTGCAGGTAAGCGTTCACTCTTGTCCCTTTGTATTTAGTATGAGGCTGCTATATAGCCAGCTCGTGCATGTGTATCATGGTttacaacaacacagaaagtCAGATGAGTAGATACACTTACACGTGTCATGTGTGTGACACAGATTAAATGTGTATTATCTAACCTACATAAAGATTGGAGAATTAGGAGGGGATGGAGGTAGTGAATTAAACTGATTTACCACCCCTGTCCAGTTTTGTCACATATATAACTAGTCTAGtaatttttatgtttgtattcatACATTTATAATCTGTCATCTGGACTCTTAATAGGTTTGTTACAACTAACAACTTTACTTTGAGTGTAGGAAATCACTACAGGATTTTGAGCCACATATAACAGATGTTGAAAACGTAAAACATAGTGACAGTAAATGAACTGAATTTTGATAATGGCTTAAATTTGTCTATTCAAAGCTAAGCCAGGGGCTTGAAAGATACCTTTAGTGAAGCTTATAGCACCACTAATACACCCTTCAAATAGCTGTCTATCACTGTAATAAAATATAAGTAAAAGTCCCTGTCATCTGCACATCACAGACGTTTTTGGGGTTGAAGtccttcagctgtgtttctttttgtccttGATGCACCCTTTTCATTGGAACATACAGGGGCATGTGGAGTTGCAGTGGGATATCCTCTTGACACTGTGAAGGTACAGTAAAGTGACATTTACTTGAGAAATCAAGATGAATGCAAAACATGGGGCCacaattttataaaaaaaaaacacttctcttTCTAGGTCCGGATCCAAACCCAGAGACAGTTCACTGGAGTATGGCAGTGTGCAGCGGCTACATTTTCAAAGGAAGGGGTGAGTGGGACAGTAATAGTGTATATGATGCCACGTTTTTGAGTATACCTGCTGCCGTGATTCAGAAGTAGAAGACAGCGtggattagggatgtacattttaggTATTTTCTGTAATCGATCTATCAATTATTGATTGATCAAAAAtctttttccccctaaattacattttatacagCAACAAAAcgcatataaaaataaataaaagataataataaataactgaCGGTagtgaatacgggtacatgttaaACACTGATTAtgaacgatcaggctcatacaaatattctccgctgacataatcttataatgtgaaggctcataatactaacagaaaagtacatcagactcacagtgtccagttttctgtctactcgttcttattgagaaaaacacacatgtattcggtcaggtgtcagccaggaacGCAActgagtcataatcagtccagctgcagaaaagcccagatggctctgatgttgctgatctgcaaacacagcgcactagcaattcccaacagtctgtaggctttgtatctaaaggtggggaaatgtcctgtttaaaactatcaaccttcgtgtccgtgtcattgttggcagcagctgcgtattgatcctctctAAAAAGCTCACGTTGAGACCAGGAGCAcagctgcagccgccagctgaacatctccgctgtgtgcaacacctttaacagctgactcacacaaaacatgctttaaacttaaaacacctccctgatagctgagtgtaatatgagaccacatgatgtttgttccacatgacagaaaattgaaaacaaaaatgcgcgtttcgagtaatttcttaacaatcaattaatcgataatcgattaattgtgtacatcctAGCATGGATTGTGTAGAAAGCATCTAGTCATTTGGAGTAgagcttgtttttaaaacagtagGTCTGTTCATGATAGAAATCATGAGAGTCAGGAAGAACAGCAGAAGTAGTGCCATTGTTGGTAACTGAGCCAAAGGTGTAACAACATATAAACTACAAATGTTTCTAAGCCAAACATtattcatcattatcatcatttttcTGCACAATGTGGTTTGGATTTACACTACAATAGCAGTTAGCCTACTCCAAGATTGAATTGCTTTAAAATAGCTGAAAGTGACGCAAAGGCTTTTTCCTTTCACTTGTGTTCTTAGGTGCATGGCTTTTTCAAAGGCATGTCCTTACCTCTCACAACAATCACAATGACCTCTTCAGTGGTGTTTGGGACGTACAGAAACTGCCTGCAATGTCTGAGCCAGGCACGAGGAACTGGTCTGAACACCAAACTGGATGTCCTCCTATCTGGTATGGCAGGAGGGATAGCTCAGGTAAAGGATACAATTTTCCATGTCCTCTAATATGCTTTTACTGTGTCATAGGATTGTGCGTTCCTGTTCCTCAAAGGTTTATAGTCATGTAGAAAGTGAAATGCTCAAGTTTTGAGGTTTCCACTTCCCTGACTTCTGCTGCCAATTATCTCCCTCTGACAGATATCGGTGATGTCTCCTGGTGACATAGTAAAAGTACGTCTGCAGTGTCAGACAGAGTCCAAGCGTAGGGGAGCCAACGCACCCAAACCCAAGTACCACGGTCCAATTCACTGTCTGCTGAGCATTATAAAAGAAGAGGGGTTCAAGGGGCTTTACAGAGGAGTGCTGCCACTTATGCTCAGAGACGGGCCTTCGTATGCGACTTACTTTTTGACTTACGCAACCATCTGTGAATGGTTGACTGACAAGGACAAGACAAAACCGGGTGTGTAATGTCAATTTTTCCTCCAGGTTTtatccttggcttttggaggtACAAATTTTCATTGACTTCTCTAtaactcttttttctttcatttctttcagaTTTGAGTAGTATCATGCTGGCTGGTGGATTAGCTGGAATGGTAGGTTGGACCATAGGAACGCCAATGGATGTGATAAAAGCCCGTCTTCAGATGGACGGAGCACGGGAGACAAAGCGATATAGGGGTTTTTATCACTGCATCACAGAGACTGTGAGAGTGGAGGGATTCGGCGTGTTCTTCAGGAGCTTAGGCATCAACTGTGTGCGGGCGTTTCCTGTCAACATGGTGGTGTTTGTTACATATGAGGTTCTCACAGGTCTTCTTAAAAATGCATCTGATGATCCCCCTCGTTTAGGCTTAGAATAGTATTGAATACCTCCTACCTACCTGTGCGGTTTACAAAATGCCaaagacattttgttgtctGTTGCATTTGggtattttattaatgttcataTTATAATATTTGGAGTTTGAACAATTTGTTACATTTATGACATTCAGTTAAGTACAGTACTAGCATAAATCCTAACATGTTTTAGAGGAAGGTAGAGGAGTTATTCAGTAATGTTGGTCCCAGTTATTGGTCCTGCAACCCTCTGACCACTAGATGGCCTCCCTGGCCAGCTCGTTACCCTCGCTTTTCTTGTTGCTCTTCAGTATGTtgacaggaaaaaaacagtACGAGTGACTGGTTCGGTGTGGAATCTGAAGAGCAGCGCACTATGGGATCTAAACAGACTTGAGACTGTTAAACTTGAGAAATATTTGACTACATCAAGACCCTCTAAGGCCTTGGGTTGAGAATCATGAATGAGCTGCAGCACGCACAATTTATATGTATGATTCATGACCATGTCCAGAGATAAAGCTTGTTATTTTCATCCCAGGAGCGAAGATGCACAgtctaaataaaatataatatgttcatattttaaaacttgaTGAAATGGATTTATAAGGGATTATTCTACAGAGTAATTATAAAGAGGAAAGAGCCTCAGGATGATCCGCTTCTGGGTTTTGAACAGTATCAGTGTTGGAGACTTCTTTCATGAACAATACGGAAACCTGCAAAGCAAACTTGTTTTACTGTCAACCTctaaaacatttattaaattgCTCTTTCCTAGAAAACTAAACACAAGTGTTTTAGACTTGCTGCTATCAAGTGGAGATATTTAAAGGGAATAAGTGTGGTGTCAAAGTGTAGGACAGACTTACATCAGGGTTCTTTGCTAACAGAAAATATATGTGAAGTATATTTcctgttatttattattgttatgaatATCATGAAAATGCTTTTTGTGCCTTCCATAATAAAGGAGATCGATATAACTACTGTATGCTGTA belongs to Notolabrus celidotus isolate fNotCel1 chromosome 13, fNotCel1.pri, whole genome shotgun sequence and includes:
- the slc25a47a gene encoding solute carrier family 25 member 47-A, whose amino-acid sequence is MHIVDFVSGSLAGACGVAVGYPLDTVKVRIQTQRQFTGVWQCAAATFSKEGVHGFFKGMSLPLTTITMTSSVVFGTYRNCLQCLSQARGTGLNTKLDVLLSGMAGGIAQISVMSPGDIVKVRLQCQTESKRRGANAPKPKYHGPIHCLLSIIKEEGFKGLYRGVLPLMLRDGPSYATYFLTYATICEWLTDKDKTKPDLSSIMLAGGLAGMVGWTIGTPMDVIKARLQMDGARETKRYRGFYHCITETVRVEGFGVFFRSLGINCVRAFPVNMVVFVTYEVLTGLLKNASDDPPRLGLE